In the Gemmatimonadota bacterium genome, one interval contains:
- a CDS encoding TVP38/TMEM64 family protein, with the protein MSQLDPGEGTIEGSGEAAAEDAGEGAGEDVAEATSQKRQFVKPVILLAIAFSGFLAYSFTPLGNYLQPVVMEGFFESIEGFWWAPLVFIGVYVLLTVLGLPMVILTFFAGFTFGALEGALYVMIGANIGANLAFDLARYLGRDFVSRYIKGPIDRIDRRLRKKGFLRMLQLRLIPVIPFNVLNFAAGLSGLRKLHFALATMIGITPGTFIYAYTAASLMQVYLAGAELDEVTRAALRSSALTNLIIALALLITISLAPAIYRKLRGKPIQAE; encoded by the coding sequence GTGTCGCAGTTAGACCCTGGCGAAGGTACAATCGAGGGATCCGGCGAAGCCGCTGCCGAGGACGCAGGCGAAGGCGCCGGTGAAGACGTTGCCGAGGCCACCAGCCAGAAGCGGCAGTTCGTCAAGCCGGTCATTCTGCTCGCGATCGCCTTTTCCGGCTTTCTGGCCTACAGCTTCACGCCCCTGGGCAACTATCTCCAGCCCGTCGTGATGGAGGGGTTCTTCGAGTCGATCGAGGGATTCTGGTGGGCGCCCCTGGTGTTTATCGGCGTCTATGTCCTTCTCACCGTGCTGGGCCTGCCGATGGTGATCCTGACCTTTTTTGCGGGTTTCACCTTCGGCGCCCTGGAAGGCGCGCTGTACGTCATGATCGGCGCGAACATCGGCGCCAACCTCGCCTTCGACCTGGCCCGGTACCTGGGCCGCGATTTCGTATCCCGCTACATAAAGGGGCCCATTGACCGGATCGACCGTCGACTCCGTAAAAAGGGGTTCCTGCGCATGCTCCAGCTCCGGCTGATCCCGGTCATCCCCTTCAACGTGCTGAACTTCGCCGCCGGACTCTCCGGTCTACGCAAGCTTCATTTCGCGCTGGCGACTATGATCGGGATCACACCGGGCACCTTCATTTACGCCTATACCGCGGCGTCGCTGATGCAGGTCTACCTGGCCGGCGCAGAACTCGACGAGGTGACGCGCGCCGCCCTGCGCTCCTCGGCCCTGACCAACCTGATTATCGCCCTCGCCCTGCTCATCACCATCTCCCTGGCTCCGGCCATCTACCGGAAGCTTCGCGGAAAACCGATTCAGGCGGAATAG
- a CDS encoding glycoside hydrolase family 32 protein, protein MTPIALGSQRELFVDPYLIDSLSGARLHLHEPVRKETVFRVVEPLENACTGCYNLVQADGKIRVYYRGYHPTGKHEDLPEGWAQTQTTNLLVSDDGIHFERPGLGLVAAEGSTDNNILIRGAQAHNFCVFLDGNPSAPPEQRFKAIGGEGRNRLFGFTSPDGLVWESIVDGPLKIEGAFDSVNVPMWDDYVGCYRIFSRYFEQTGDDGVGVRAIQSCTSDDFIHWTSPEHHVYDEGVPFEHFYTNATTLCPGAEHILLSFPMRFVPERTKDTEGMVYPGGGISDAVFMTSRDGVHWDRTFMDAWLRAGLDQRNWTHRNQTPAAGIIPTAPDEWSMYVAEHYGWNTNAVRRVTVRPHGFASVRAGYHGGELRTKPVTFSGSTLFINYSTSAVGSVSVEIQDAEGRPLDGFAAGDMEPLFGDDLDAPVAWRGGNGPGGKADLSRLNGTPVRLRFVLKDADLFSIRFGDS, encoded by the coding sequence ATGACGCCCATCGCCCTGGGATCGCAACGTGAACTCTTCGTAGATCCCTACCTGATCGACAGTCTTTCCGGTGCACGCTTGCACCTGCACGAACCCGTCCGAAAGGAGACCGTCTTCCGCGTAGTCGAACCCCTGGAGAACGCCTGCACCGGTTGCTACAACCTGGTCCAGGCCGACGGTAAGATCCGGGTGTACTACCGCGGCTACCACCCCACGGGCAAGCACGAGGATCTGCCCGAGGGTTGGGCGCAGACGCAGACGACGAACCTGCTGGTCAGCGACGACGGCATTCATTTCGAGCGGCCCGGCCTGGGCCTGGTGGCGGCGGAGGGCTCCACGGACAACAATATCCTCATCCGGGGCGCCCAGGCGCACAACTTCTGCGTCTTTCTGGACGGCAATCCGTCCGCGCCGCCCGAACAGCGTTTCAAGGCCATCGGCGGAGAGGGCAGGAACAGGCTGTTCGGGTTTACTTCTCCCGATGGGCTCGTCTGGGAATCCATCGTGGACGGTCCCCTCAAGATCGAGGGCGCTTTCGATTCGGTGAACGTGCCCATGTGGGACGACTATGTGGGTTGCTACCGCATATTCAGCCGGTACTTCGAACAGACCGGAGACGACGGCGTCGGAGTCCGCGCAATACAGAGCTGCACTTCGGATGATTTCATCCACTGGACCTCGCCCGAGCATCACGTGTACGACGAAGGCGTTCCTTTCGAGCATTTTTACACCAACGCCACCACGCTCTGCCCCGGGGCGGAACACATCCTGCTGTCCTTCCCCATGCGGTTCGTGCCGGAACGGACGAAGGATACGGAGGGCATGGTTTACCCGGGCGGCGGGATCTCCGACGCGGTGTTCATGACGAGCCGGGACGGCGTCCACTGGGATCGCACGTTCATGGACGCCTGGCTGAGGGCCGGCCTGGACCAGCGAAACTGGACCCATCGCAACCAGACGCCGGCCGCGGGCATCATTCCGACAGCGCCGGACGAGTGGTCCATGTACGTCGCCGAACACTACGGCTGGAACACCAACGCCGTGCGGCGAGTAACCGTCCGCCCCCACGGATTCGCCTCGGTACGGGCGGGATACCACGGCGGCGAACTGCGCACGAAGCCAGTGACCTTCTCCGGATCGACGTTGTTTATCAACTACTCGACGTCCGCGGTTGGAAGTGTGTCCGTGGAGATCCAGGATGCGGAGGGCCGTCCCCTGGATGGTTTCGCCGCGGGGGACATGGAACCGCTGTTCGGAGACGATCTTGACGCCCCGGTCGCGTGGCGCGGGGGCAATGGTCCGGGCGGCAAGGCCGACCTGTCCCGCCTGAACGGCACGCCGGTCCGCCTGCGCTTCGTGCTGAAGGACGCGGACCTGTTCTCTATCCGTTTCGGGGATTCCTGA
- a CDS encoding DUF547 domain-containing protein, whose protein sequence is MRTRRISSRSWKVLMTAALTAVLHTGAAVALTAVMYTGTAEAQGGGTVDHSVYDGLLKKYVDDLGMIDYRTWKARDVGTLDGYLEMIKGVDPAGLKDRNEVFAYWINTYNALTIRGMLHFYPTSSIRDHVSLLGYSIWKDYKIEIQGREYSLDDIEHNILRKMDEPLVHFALVCASIGCPPLMTEAFTADDVERQMKANTLVFFADPSKFRADPEDNTVWLSPIMDWYKDDFGENQREVLDYIAPYVPDDAARALLKRKDVDVDYLHYDWGINEQSPE, encoded by the coding sequence ATGCGTACAAGACGGATAAGTTCAAGATCATGGAAAGTCTTGATGACCGCTGCGCTGACGGCAGTCTTGCATACGGGGGCGGCCGTTGCGTTGACGGCAGTCATGTACACGGGAACGGCCGAAGCGCAGGGAGGTGGTACGGTGGATCATTCCGTGTACGACGGTCTGCTGAAGAAGTATGTCGACGACCTGGGCATGATCGACTACCGGACCTGGAAGGCCCGCGATGTGGGCACGCTGGACGGCTACCTGGAGATGATCAAGGGCGTGGACCCAGCTGGACTGAAGGACCGGAACGAGGTCTTCGCTTACTGGATCAATACTTACAACGCGCTCACGATCCGCGGGATGCTGCACTTTTATCCCACCAGCAGCATCAGGGATCACGTCAGCCTGCTCGGGTACAGCATCTGGAAGGATTACAAGATCGAGATCCAGGGCAGGGAATATTCGCTGGACGATATCGAGCACAACATCCTGCGCAAGATGGACGAGCCCCTGGTCCATTTCGCCCTCGTGTGCGCCTCCATAGGATGCCCGCCGCTCATGACCGAAGCATTCACCGCGGACGACGTGGAACGGCAGATGAAAGCGAATACCCTTGTCTTTTTCGCCGATCCCAGTAAGTTTCGAGCCGATCCGGAGGACAACACCGTCTGGCTTTCGCCGATCATGGACTGGTACAAGGACGACTTCGGGGAGAACCAGCGGGAGGTCCTGGATTACATCGCCCCCTACGTGCCCGATGACGCGGCCCGCGCGTTGCTGAAGCGGAAAGACGTGGACGTCGACTACCTGCACTACGACTGGGGCATCAACGAACAGTCTCCGGAATAA
- a CDS encoding restriction endonuclease: MPVPDHYTLMLPILKSLALADTEMKKSNIREDVIGSLALEENDLKELTPSGGNTKLEVRFSWAITFMLKAGLVERVKHATYKLTEEGKELLSQNPSHITVEILRRFESFRSWGSKVSQETSDTGDDAGSSPISESPVEHLEQAYVTIKEALKGDILNRVYNVSSSTFEHLVLDLLTAMGYGGPESGEVIGGPGDKGIDCIISEDKLGLDKVYVQAKRFASDHKVGTSDMLEFGGALDAKHASKGIFVTTSDFTPPAREVANQSPKHIVLIDGDRLAELMVDYDVGVREEVSYTIKRIDEGYFEPE, from the coding sequence ATGCCCGTTCCAGATCACTATACACTCATGTTGCCGATTCTTAAGTCTCTGGCGTTGGCTGATACTGAAATGAAGAAGAGCAATATACGTGAAGATGTAATTGGATCTCTGGCGCTGGAAGAGAATGACCTGAAAGAGCTGACACCGAGCGGCGGAAATACAAAACTTGAAGTTCGTTTCAGTTGGGCTATAACCTTCATGTTAAAGGCTGGGTTAGTCGAACGAGTCAAACATGCGACATACAAGCTGACCGAAGAAGGGAAGGAACTCTTAAGTCAAAATCCCTCCCATATTACTGTCGAAATCCTGAGACGCTTTGAATCCTTCCGGTCATGGGGGAGCAAGGTGAGCCAGGAGACATCTGATACCGGTGACGATGCTGGATCTTCCCCAATTTCTGAATCGCCAGTTGAACACCTTGAACAAGCATATGTGACCATAAAGGAAGCCTTGAAAGGAGATATATTGAACCGGGTATACAATGTGTCTTCATCTACTTTTGAACATCTGGTACTGGACTTATTGACAGCAATGGGTTACGGTGGTCCTGAATCGGGAGAGGTCATAGGAGGACCGGGTGATAAAGGTATCGATTGTATCATCAGCGAAGACAAACTCGGGCTTGATAAGGTTTATGTTCAAGCCAAACGATTCGCTTCTGATCATAAGGTGGGAACTAGCGACATGTTGGAGTTTGGAGGCGCGTTAGACGCGAAACATGCATCAAAAGGAATCTTTGTAACAACCTCGGATTTCACGCCCCCTGCTCGGGAAGTAGCGAATCAGAGCCCTAAGCATATTGTACTGATTGACGGGGACAGATTGGCCGAACTAATGGTTGACTATGATGTGGGGGTACGAGAAGAGGTATCTTACACTATCAAACGCATAGATGAAGGGTACTTTGAACCGGAGTGA
- a CDS encoding HNH endonuclease: MDIKLVVAVTDGNWFKTLRQKPHLDEVNFWAPSATNFNALRPGELFLFKLHAPYNVIVGGGIFAYSNVLPCSLAWEAFGEANGADSLQEMRNRISRYLRNVDPHEPSDFKIGCRILTQPFFLEESEYIEVPPTWSPNIVSLKTFSTGESDGRALWDEVNARLKFRQSTGLMTDPAGIVADPAGKSLFGKPQLVKPRLGQGAFRVLVTDIYERRCAVTRERTLPALDAAHIRPFSDGGLHEARNGLLLRRDIHGLFDSGYVTVTPDLRFEVSGQVREEFENGRDYYDMHGNRIVVPDKVADQPDPKVLSWHNEKIYKG, encoded by the coding sequence ATGGACATCAAACTCGTCGTAGCCGTAACTGACGGGAATTGGTTCAAGACGCTCCGACAGAAGCCGCATCTGGACGAAGTCAACTTCTGGGCGCCCTCTGCTACGAACTTCAACGCGCTTCGGCCCGGCGAGCTGTTCCTTTTCAAGCTGCATGCACCTTACAATGTGATCGTTGGCGGTGGCATTTTTGCCTATTCCAATGTGCTACCCTGTTCCCTCGCATGGGAAGCGTTCGGGGAAGCGAACGGCGCCGATTCGTTGCAGGAAATGCGAAATCGTATCTCTCGGTATCTTCGGAACGTCGACCCGCATGAGCCGAGTGACTTCAAGATCGGATGCCGGATTCTAACCCAACCCTTTTTCCTCGAGGAATCCGAGTATATCGAGGTGCCGCCGACCTGGTCACCGAACATCGTGTCGCTTAAGACATTCAGTACCGGGGAATCCGACGGGCGGGCGTTGTGGGACGAGGTAAACGCCCGGTTGAAATTCCGCCAGTCGACCGGCCTGATGACAGATCCAGCAGGCATCGTAGCCGATCCGGCCGGGAAATCCCTTTTTGGCAAACCGCAACTGGTAAAACCGCGACTCGGTCAAGGAGCATTCAGGGTGCTGGTAACCGATATTTACGAACGCCGCTGCGCGGTTACCCGTGAGCGGACGCTGCCTGCCCTGGACGCCGCGCATATTCGACCTTTCAGCGACGGGGGTCTTCACGAAGCGAGAAACGGGCTGTTACTCCGGCGGGATATACATGGGCTGTTCGACTCCGGATACGTTACCGTTACCCCGGATCTTCGCTTCGAGGTCAGTGGACAGGTCCGGGAGGAATTCGAGAACGGACGGGATTACTATGATATGCACGGTAACCGGATCGTCGTTCCTGACAAGGTAGCGGACCAGCCGGATCCCAAGGTGCTATCCTGGCACAACGAAAAGATCTACAAAGGGTGA
- a CDS encoding HNH endonuclease, with amino-acid sequence MNVEGSGFKMRMTAFDHVRRLSEAHGHLTRSQLNQGFLFEGKRIPLVNPQRGIFKPRQMRFLLSITTVVPKSGGRIKYDDQRTLVHRRIFEGEETLDYAFMGQNPESAENQWLKEAWKNRIPVIYFLGVSPGLYQAIVPTFISGWDGSALKSSLIIGNPYQEGFEEPINAKERRYALRLVKERLHQDTFRDAVLHAYRGRCAITGLPETQLLDAAHIIADGDETFGQPIVPNGLALSKIHHAAFDAHLIGIDPNYRLHVSERLLEKKDGPMLQALKQLDGSGLHLPSRTIDHPDPERLERRFETFRKAG; translated from the coding sequence ATGAACGTTGAAGGTAGTGGTTTCAAGATGAGAATGACCGCGTTCGATCACGTGCGGCGACTGAGTGAAGCCCACGGTCACCTTACAAGAAGCCAGTTAAACCAGGGGTTTTTGTTTGAAGGAAAGCGTATTCCCCTGGTCAATCCGCAACGAGGGATTTTCAAGCCTCGACAAATGCGGTTTTTACTTTCTATCACTACTGTGGTTCCTAAATCCGGCGGAAGGATAAAGTACGATGATCAGCGGACACTGGTCCATCGGCGGATCTTTGAGGGCGAGGAAACCTTAGACTATGCGTTTATGGGTCAGAACCCAGAATCAGCGGAAAACCAGTGGCTAAAGGAGGCCTGGAAGAATCGGATTCCCGTGATCTACTTTCTCGGTGTTTCTCCCGGTCTTTATCAGGCGATCGTCCCCACCTTTATCTCTGGATGGGATGGATCCGCCCTCAAGTCCTCACTAATCATCGGAAACCCCTACCAAGAGGGGTTCGAAGAACCGATTAACGCGAAGGAACGTCGATATGCACTGCGCCTCGTTAAGGAACGCCTACACCAAGATACGTTCCGCGATGCCGTCCTACACGCATATCGTGGCCGTTGCGCAATCACCGGCCTGCCGGAAACGCAGTTGCTGGACGCCGCCCACATCATAGCGGATGGTGACGAAACCTTCGGACAACCCATCGTACCAAACGGACTGGCCCTGTCCAAGATCCATCACGCTGCCTTCGATGCCCACCTTATCGGCATTGATCCCAACTACCGACTGCACGTATCCGAACGGCTGTTAGAAAAGAAAGATGGTCCCATGCTCCAGGCACTCAAGCAGCTCGACGGATCGGGGCTGCACCTGCCGTCACGCACAATAGATCATCCAGATCCGGAGCGATTGGAACGTCGGTTCGAGACCTTCAGGAAGGCGGGGTAA
- a CDS encoding NAD(P)H-dependent oxidoreductase, protein MSYVPRILAFAGSARTGSFNRKLVGIAARGADEAGAEVDLVDLRDYPMPLYDGDLEEKEGLPENAVRFKALMMASQGLLIAAPEYNSSITPLLKNTIDWASRPAPGEERLAVFRNKTAALMSASPGSLGGLRGLVHVRSILSNIHVMILPDQVAVPGAHGAFTEDGRLKDEKRQAAVEGLGRNLAETLGRLHGATALNRNA, encoded by the coding sequence ATGAGCTATGTGCCCAGGATACTCGCCTTTGCCGGCAGTGCGCGGACCGGGTCATTCAACCGAAAACTGGTCGGTATCGCGGCGCGCGGCGCGGATGAAGCCGGGGCCGAAGTCGACCTGGTCGACCTGCGCGACTATCCCATGCCGCTGTACGACGGCGACCTGGAAGAAAAGGAAGGGCTACCGGAGAACGCAGTCCGCTTCAAGGCGCTGATGATGGCAAGCCAGGGCCTGCTGATCGCCGCGCCGGAGTACAACAGCTCCATCACGCCCCTCCTGAAGAATACGATCGACTGGGCATCGAGGCCCGCGCCGGGCGAGGAGAGGCTGGCGGTCTTCCGAAACAAGACGGCCGCGCTGATGAGCGCGTCGCCGGGGTCGCTGGGCGGTCTGCGCGGACTCGTGCACGTGCGATCGATCCTGAGCAACATCCACGTGATGATCCTGCCGGACCAGGTGGCCGTTCCGGGCGCGCACGGCGCGTTCACGGAAGACGGGCGTTTGAAAGACGAGAAGCGCCAGGCGGCGGTGGAGGGATTGGGACGCAACCTGGCGGAGACGCTCGGGAGACTGCACGGGGCCACCGCATTAAACAGGAATGCGTAG
- a CDS encoding redoxin domain-containing protein, translated as METKSRGSIIYVLAAILILAGLISAIVGEMRSPEVAVIYDADNPMSANPYSVDLEFALMDADENEFTIAQFEGQVRVVNFWATWCPPCRDEIPDFQAFHEKYEDQGVKIIGIALDEQGAEIVQPFVEEMNMTYLSLIDTTQKAATEFGGIYGIPTTFIIDREGMVRKKHVGYMSYENLESAVLPLLANQAD; from the coding sequence ATGGAAACGAAATCCCGGGGCAGCATCATCTACGTCCTTGCCGCGATCCTGATCCTGGCCGGACTGATCTCGGCCATCGTAGGCGAAATGAGATCTCCCGAAGTGGCCGTCATATATGATGCGGACAATCCCATGTCCGCGAATCCCTACTCGGTCGATCTGGAATTCGCCCTGATGGACGCCGACGAGAACGAATTCACCATCGCCCAGTTCGAGGGCCAGGTCCGGGTCGTCAATTTCTGGGCCACCTGGTGCCCTCCGTGCCGCGACGAGATCCCCGACTTCCAGGCGTTCCATGAAAAATACGAAGATCAGGGCGTCAAGATCATCGGCATCGCCCTCGACGAACAAGGCGCGGAAATCGTGCAGCCCTTCGTCGAGGAAATGAACATGACCTACCTGTCCCTCATCGACACCACGCAGAAGGCCGCCACCGAGTTCGGCGGGATCTACGGCATTCCGACCACCTTCATCATCGACCGGGAAGGGATGGTCCGGAAGAAGCACGTGGGCTACATGTCCTACGAGAACCTGGAATCCGCCGTGCTGCCCCTGCTGGCGAACCAGGCCGATTAA